Part of the Actinomycetota bacterium genome, ACGATCGTTGATAGCCGGTGCCGGTCGCAAGAAGGCCGAAAAACAGCCGGGGTCACGGACGGTTCGCGTCGCGGCAGGTCCGCGCAGGCGAGGGACGAGGGAGGTGAACAAGGTGACGGATCTTCTCACGGGCGTACGCATGATGGGCCTGTGGTGTGCATCCCGCCTGCGGATCCGCAGTGAGCGCGGTGCCACGGCCGTCGAGTACGGCCTGATGGTGGCGCTTATCGCCGCGGTGATCATTGCGGCGGTGGTGTTCCTGGGGCAGACAACTCGAGACAGCTTCGCGTGTACGGGCAATTCGCTTTCGTCGAAGTCTGCGGCCTGCTGAGGTCGCATCAAGGGCTTTTCAAGGAGAGGTGAGCACAGATGTCTTCGATTCTTCAGATGGTGCGTATGACCGGCGTGTGGATGACCGCGCGCCTGGGCGTCAAGAGCGAGCGCGGCGCGACGGCCGTTGAGTACGGCCTGATGGTGGCGCTCATCGCCGCGGTGATCATCGCCGCCGTCGTGTTCTTGGGGCAGCAGACCAAGGCCACGTTCGACTGCACGGCGACCTCGGTCGCGGGTCGCACAAACGCTTGCTGATTCGCTGAGAGCGAACTCCCCGGGCGGGTCTTCCCCGCCCGGGGAGTTCGAGGGAGAGGCTGACGATGCACACGATCAGGCAGGAGCGAGGGGCATCCGCGGTGGAATTCGCCATCGTGGCCTCCCTGCTGTTCATGCTGCTGTTCGGCACGGTCCAGTTCGG contains:
- a CDS encoding Flp family type IVb pilin, with amino-acid sequence MTDLLTGVRMMGLWCASRLRIRSERGATAVEYGLMVALIAAVIIAAVVFLGQTTRDSFACTGNSLSSKSAAC
- a CDS encoding Flp family type IVb pilin, which gives rise to MTARLGVKSERGATAVEYGLMVALIAAVIIAAVVFLGQQTKATFDCTATSVAGRTNAC